DNA from Agathobaculum sp. NTUH-O15-33:
TGAAGCGTATGGGCGAGCCCGAGGAGATCGGCAAGCTGTGCGTATTCCTCGCCAGCGAGGATTCCGCGTTCATCACCGGCTCCTCCTTCAATATTTCGGGCGGGCGCGAGTGCCACTGACACACGGTAAACCGGTTATGAAGGGAGTAAGGACCGTATGGCATATCAAATCGGCATCGTCGAATGGGCTTTTCCGTTTCCCGGCCCGCATGGGCTGAAAATCGCCGAAGAGCTTGGCCTCGATGGCATGGAGCTGGATTTCGGCGATTATGAGACCGGCTTTCCGCTGTCCAACCCGCGCATCCAGCAGGCCTATCTGGAATGCGGCGAAAAGTATCACATCGCCTTTCCCTCGATGGCGCTCAACGCGCTCAACGCGCACGGCATGTCGCACGACCGCGACAGCTTCGAGGGCCTGATTGCGATCGAGACCATCCGCGCCGGCCTGAAAGCCGCGCACGATATGGGCATTCCGGTGGTGCAGCTGCCCAGCTTCGACAGCGGCGATATCCGCACCGAGCGGGATTTTTACAACACCTGCGAAAAAATGCGTCTGGCCTGCGATCTGGCCGAAAG
Protein-coding regions in this window:
- a CDS encoding sugar phosphate isomerase/epimerase family protein — encoded protein: MAYQIGIVEWAFPFPGPHGLKIAEELGLDGMELDFGDYETGFPLSNPRIQQAYLECGEKYHIAFPSMALNALNAHGMSHDRDSFEGLIAIETIRAGLKAAHDMGIPVVQLPSFDSGDIRTERDFYNTCEKMRLACDLAESLDLTIAAENVLSVEHTKKLLREVNSPRLKIMYDTQNYYLDRGYSQMDILCGLQKHIVQIHIKDGYNGTISSALLGRGDVGFAETAAAIKRAGCTEWLLLENYYNKKPLSLLDSDPFTLLSRDIKTVRALFS